The Streptomyces sp. NBC_01244 genome contains a region encoding:
- a CDS encoding cysteine dioxygenase family protein codes for MTTTTPARTTARTAALVSEIRTVVDRGLAPDLTAYLVGERLAPHLGKPGLLTAEQHEGHPDRYRQHVLHAEPDGSFSVVALVWLPGQETAVHDHVSWCVAGVHEGEESELRYRLAPATATTGARLVATEHVVNGPGEVCGFAPPGDIHKVRNSCRTKAISLHVYGADVVRLGSSVRRVYTLPTD; via the coding sequence ATGACCACCACCACGCCGGCCCGCACGACCGCGAGGACGGCCGCCCTCGTCAGTGAGATCCGTACGGTCGTGGACCGGGGACTGGCCCCCGACCTGACCGCCTACCTGGTCGGTGAACGCCTCGCCCCGCACCTGGGGAAGCCCGGTCTGCTCACCGCCGAGCAGCACGAGGGGCACCCCGACCGCTACCGGCAACACGTCCTGCACGCGGAGCCGGACGGCAGTTTCTCCGTGGTGGCCCTGGTGTGGCTGCCGGGCCAGGAGACCGCCGTCCACGACCACGTCTCGTGGTGCGTGGCCGGGGTGCACGAGGGTGAGGAGAGCGAGCTCCGCTACCGCCTCGCCCCCGCCACGGCCACCACCGGCGCCCGGCTGGTGGCGACCGAGCACGTGGTCAACGGACCCGGTGAGGTCTGCGGGTTCGCCCCGCCCGGCGACATCCACAAGGTCCGCAACTCCTGTCGTACGAAGGCGATATCCCTGCACGTCTACGGCGCCGACGTCGTACGCCTGGGCAGCAGTGTCCGCCGCGTCTACACGCTCCCGACCGACTGA
- a CDS encoding acyl-CoA dehydrogenase family protein has protein sequence MHLAPTEGQLRLRAELREYFGNLLPDGVPEDPAEQRALLRRIGADGLLGLGWPVEYGGQGRGPDEQFVFFDEAYRAGAPVSMVTLNTVGPTLMKYGTQEQKDYFLPRILKGELVFAIGYSEPEAGTDLASLRTRAVRDGDGWLIDGQKIFTSNAQNADWIWLACRTDPEAPKHKGISIILVPTEAPGFAWTPIDTVGGLTTTATYYDSIRVPAGNLVGPEHGGWGLITNQLNHERVALAAIGMQAEDFYRGALDHARTPDPVTGERPADRPWIQSRLAEAHARLAAVRLLNWRLVQDVGAGTLAPGDASGVKFLGTESTVEVYRICQEVVGEEALVRGPGPAVFAGGELERMNRAAQINTFGGGVSEVQREIVAMMRLGMKGRKR, from the coding sequence GTGCACCTCGCCCCGACCGAAGGCCAGTTGCGGCTCCGCGCCGAGCTGCGGGAGTACTTCGGAAACCTGCTGCCGGACGGGGTGCCCGAGGACCCCGCCGAGCAGCGCGCACTACTGCGCCGGATAGGCGCCGACGGACTCCTCGGCCTCGGCTGGCCCGTCGAGTACGGAGGCCAGGGCCGCGGGCCGGACGAGCAGTTCGTGTTCTTCGACGAGGCCTACCGGGCGGGTGCCCCCGTCTCGATGGTCACCCTCAACACCGTCGGCCCGACCCTGATGAAGTACGGAACGCAGGAGCAGAAGGACTACTTCCTGCCCCGGATCCTCAAGGGCGAACTCGTCTTCGCCATCGGCTACTCCGAGCCCGAGGCCGGCACCGACCTCGCCTCCCTGCGCACCAGGGCCGTCCGGGACGGCGACGGCTGGCTGATCGACGGCCAGAAGATCTTCACCTCCAACGCCCAGAACGCCGACTGGATCTGGCTCGCCTGCCGCACCGACCCGGAGGCGCCCAAGCACAAGGGCATCTCCATCATCCTGGTGCCCACCGAGGCCCCCGGCTTCGCCTGGACCCCGATCGACACCGTCGGCGGGCTGACCACGACCGCCACGTACTACGACTCCATCCGCGTGCCCGCCGGGAACCTCGTCGGCCCCGAGCACGGCGGCTGGGGCCTGATCACCAACCAGCTCAACCACGAACGCGTCGCCCTCGCCGCCATAGGCATGCAGGCCGAGGACTTCTACCGGGGCGCGCTCGACCACGCCCGCACCCCCGACCCGGTCACCGGGGAGCGCCCCGCCGACCGCCCCTGGATCCAGTCGCGGCTCGCCGAGGCCCACGCGCGCCTCGCCGCCGTACGCCTCCTCAACTGGCGCCTCGTCCAGGACGTCGGCGCCGGCACCCTGGCCCCGGGCGATGCGAGCGGCGTGAAGTTCCTGGGCACCGAGTCCACCGTCGAGGTGTACCGGATCTGCCAGGAGGTGGTGGGGGAGGAGGCACTCGTCCGGGGACCGGGCCCCGCGGTCTTCGCGGGCGGCGAGCTGGAGCGGATGAACAGGGCCGCCCAGATCAACACCTTCGGGGGCGGCGTCAGCGAGGTCCAACGGGAGATCGTCGCCATGATGCGGCTCGGTATGAAGGGAAGGAAGCGATGA
- a CDS encoding YeiH family protein yields MALLHRPVRGAGSSVPVGVSRETSSSWPGLGLAAAGVLVAWSVHRLAPWAPMLTVSVVLGIAAAHLPRLRGFVRGPARPGLSLAGRRLMRIGIVLLGLALGLDEVLRLGWATVAMVAAVVAATFLGTLWLGRRLGLPGDQPLLIATGYSICGASAIGAVSQVSGSDEEDVASSVALVTLCGTLAIAVLPLLQSPLGLSDPDFGRWVGASVHDVGQVVATAQTAGPGALGEAVLIKLMRVAMLAPLVAAVAFAVRARRRGMRTPAGRRPAPVPLFVAGFLAAAALRATGILPDAVLEGAHTAQELLLAAALFGLGSAVHLPTLSRTGGRAALLGLAAWVVVAGASYAGVLLTT; encoded by the coding sequence ATGGCCCTCCTGCACCGCCCCGTGCGCGGGGCGGGATCATCGGTACCGGTCGGTGTTTCACGTGAAACATCGTCATCGTGGCCCGGGTTGGGCCTCGCGGCGGCCGGAGTCCTGGTGGCCTGGTCGGTGCACCGGCTGGCGCCCTGGGCGCCGATGCTGACGGTGTCGGTGGTGCTCGGCATCGCCGCGGCTCACCTCCCCCGTCTACGGGGCTTCGTACGGGGCCCCGCGCGCCCGGGGCTCTCCCTGGCCGGCCGCCGCCTGATGCGGATCGGCATCGTCCTGCTGGGCCTGGCGCTGGGCCTGGACGAGGTGCTCCGGCTGGGCTGGGCCACCGTGGCGATGGTGGCTGCGGTGGTGGCGGCGACCTTCCTCGGCACCCTCTGGCTCGGCCGGCGACTCGGACTCCCCGGAGACCAGCCGTTGTTGATCGCCACCGGGTACTCGATCTGCGGAGCCTCGGCCATCGGAGCCGTCAGCCAGGTCTCGGGCAGCGACGAGGAGGACGTGGCCTCCTCGGTGGCTCTGGTCACCCTGTGCGGCACCCTCGCCATCGCCGTCCTCCCGCTCCTCCAGTCTCCGCTCGGACTCTCCGACCCGGACTTCGGCCGCTGGGTGGGCGCGAGCGTCCACGACGTCGGCCAGGTCGTGGCGACCGCTCAGACGGCCGGCCCCGGCGCACTCGGCGAAGCCGTGCTGATCAAGCTGATGCGCGTGGCGATGCTGGCCCCGCTGGTCGCGGCGGTGGCCTTCGCGGTACGGGCACGCAGGCGAGGAATGCGCACGCCCGCGGGCCGCCGACCGGCTCCGGTGCCGCTGTTCGTGGCCGGGTTCCTCGCGGCGGCCGCGCTGCGCGCCACCGGGATACTGCCCGACGCAGTGCTGGAAGGGGCGCACACCGCCCAGGAACTGCTGCTGGCCGCAGCTCTGTTCGGCCTGGGCAGCGCGGTCCACCTGCCCACCCTGTCCCGTACCGGCGGCCGTGCGGCCCTGTTGGGCCTCGCGGCCTGGGTGGTGGTGGCCGGAGCCTCGTACGCGGGTGTCCTCCTCACCACCTAA
- a CDS encoding acyl-CoA dehydrogenase family protein, translating to MDFHPTEEQAAAAGLAAQIFADLATHDRLGAAGTGSDAELWKALTTAGLTAAVEDVGLLGLVLLLEEQGRTTAQVPYAATCVYGILALTRHGTEEQRARLLPALGSGDAVATGAFPDRGRITATPDGRLTGRAPAVPWLREATHVLVPDRAGALWLVRTDAPGVRTEPVETTAPWSAGSLTLTAAEAERVGGDGAYADVLAVARTAFAGLQAGVCAGSLARAVEYTSTREQFGRPLSTNQGVMLRAADAYMDTEAIRVTAYEAAWRVDEGFPVGEHALTAAWWASEAGKRVVHAGQHLHGGMGADLDHPVHRHFLWGRQLDAYLGCGSELLAELGAVLSEDTPEGDEA from the coding sequence ATGGACTTCCACCCCACCGAGGAGCAGGCCGCCGCGGCCGGACTCGCCGCCCAGATCTTCGCGGACCTCGCCACCCACGACCGCCTCGGCGCCGCCGGCACGGGCAGCGACGCCGAACTCTGGAAGGCCCTCACCACCGCCGGGCTGACCGCCGCCGTCGAGGACGTCGGCCTGCTCGGCCTGGTGCTCCTGCTCGAGGAACAGGGCCGCACGACCGCGCAGGTCCCGTACGCCGCCACGTGCGTGTACGGGATCCTCGCCCTGACCCGGCACGGCACCGAAGAGCAGCGTGCCCGGCTGCTCCCCGCGCTCGGCTCCGGCGACGCGGTCGCCACCGGAGCCTTCCCGGACCGGGGCCGGATCACCGCCACGCCGGACGGGCGGCTCACCGGCCGCGCCCCCGCCGTGCCCTGGCTGCGCGAGGCCACGCACGTCCTGGTCCCGGACCGGGCGGGAGCCCTGTGGCTCGTACGGACGGACGCGCCCGGGGTGCGCACGGAGCCGGTGGAGACCACCGCACCCTGGTCGGCCGGAAGCCTGACACTGACCGCCGCCGAGGCGGAACGGGTCGGCGGGGACGGCGCCTACGCGGACGTACTGGCCGTGGCCCGGACCGCCTTCGCCGGCCTCCAGGCGGGAGTCTGCGCGGGCTCGCTGGCCCGCGCCGTGGAGTACACCTCCACCCGGGAGCAGTTCGGCCGGCCGCTCTCCACCAACCAGGGGGTCATGCTGCGCGCGGCCGACGCCTACATGGACACCGAGGCCATACGGGTCACCGCGTACGAGGCGGCCTGGCGCGTGGACGAGGGGTTCCCGGTGGGCGAGCACGCGCTGACGGCGGCCTGGTGGGCCTCCGAAGCGGGCAAACGGGTCGTCCACGCGGGCCAGCACCTGCACGGCGGCATGGGCGCCGACCTCGACCACCCCGTCCACCGGCACTTCCTGTGGGGACGCCAGCTCGACGCGTACCTGGGCTGCGGCAGCGAACTGCTGGCCGAGCTCGGCGCGGTCCTGTCCGAAGACACGCCCGAGGGGGACGAGGCATGA
- a CDS encoding lipid-transfer protein: protein MSVRTRDQLGGRAAIAGIGATEFSKDSGRSELKLAVEAVHAALDDAGLTPADVDGMVTFTMDTSPEITVAQAAGIGDLSFFSRIHYGGGAACATVQQAALAVATGVAEVVVCYRAFNERSGRRFGSGVQQREPSAEGAALGWSLPWGLLTPASWVAMTAQRYLHAYNLTPEAFGHVAVTDRRHAANNPAAYFYGKAITLADHAASRWIVEPLRLLDCCQETDGGQAIVVTTAERARDLRQKPAVITAAAQGAGRRQEAMSSFYRDGLTGLPEMDVVARQLWRTSGLRPSDIDVGILYDHFTPFVLMQLEEFGFCAPGEAADFVAADALPLNTHGGQLGEAYLHGMNGIAEAVRQLRGTSVNQVPGAAHALVTAGTGVPTSGLILGADG from the coding sequence ATGAGCGTCCGCACCCGTGACCAGCTCGGCGGCCGCGCCGCCATCGCCGGCATCGGCGCCACCGAGTTCTCCAAGGACTCCGGCCGCAGTGAGCTCAAGCTGGCCGTCGAGGCCGTGCACGCGGCCCTGGACGACGCCGGGCTCACCCCCGCCGACGTGGACGGCATGGTCACCTTCACGATGGACACGAGCCCCGAGATCACCGTCGCCCAGGCGGCCGGCATCGGGGACCTCTCCTTCTTCTCCCGCATCCACTACGGCGGGGGCGCCGCCTGCGCCACCGTCCAGCAGGCCGCCCTCGCCGTCGCCACCGGGGTCGCGGAGGTGGTGGTCTGCTACCGCGCCTTCAACGAGCGCTCCGGCCGCCGCTTCGGCTCCGGCGTCCAGCAGCGCGAACCCTCGGCCGAGGGCGCGGCGCTCGGCTGGTCCCTGCCCTGGGGGCTGCTCACCCCGGCCTCCTGGGTGGCCATGACGGCCCAGCGCTACCTGCACGCCTACAACCTGACCCCCGAGGCCTTCGGCCACGTCGCGGTCACCGACCGTCGGCACGCGGCGAACAATCCGGCCGCCTACTTCTACGGCAAGGCCATCACCCTCGCCGACCACGCGGCCTCGCGCTGGATCGTCGAGCCACTGCGGCTCCTCGACTGCTGTCAGGAGACGGACGGCGGCCAGGCCATCGTCGTCACCACCGCGGAGCGGGCCCGCGACCTGCGGCAGAAGCCCGCCGTGATCACGGCGGCGGCACAGGGCGCGGGCCGCCGGCAGGAAGCCATGTCCTCCTTCTACCGGGACGGACTCACCGGGCTGCCGGAGATGGACGTGGTCGCCCGGCAACTGTGGCGGACCAGCGGACTGCGGCCCTCGGACATCGACGTCGGCATCCTCTACGACCACTTCACGCCCTTCGTGCTGATGCAGCTGGAGGAGTTCGGCTTCTGCGCGCCGGGGGAGGCGGCCGATTTCGTGGCCGCGGACGCGCTGCCGCTCAACACCCACGGAGGCCAGCTCGGGGAGGCGTACCTGCACGGCATGAACGGCATCGCCGAGGCGGTCCGCCAGCTGCGCGGCACCTCCGTCAACCAGGTCCCCGGCGCCGCTCACGCCCTGGTCACCGCCGGTACCGGGGTCCCGACCTCCGGTCTGATCCTGGGCGCGGACGGCTGA
- a CDS encoding MaoC family dehydratase, which translates to MNIGDTLPPLEVPVSRTLIVAGAIASRDYQDVHHDAVLAREKGSPDIFMNILTTNGLVGRYITDHLGPRAVLRKVAIRLGAPNYPGDTMTLTGTVTARDGDTAEIHVVGANGIGRHVTGTVTVTLDPTAADPDGLGTPEGTA; encoded by the coding sequence ATGAACATCGGCGACACCCTGCCGCCGCTGGAGGTACCGGTCAGCCGCACCCTGATCGTCGCGGGCGCGATCGCCTCCCGCGACTACCAGGACGTGCACCACGACGCGGTGCTCGCGCGGGAGAAGGGCTCCCCGGACATCTTCATGAACATCCTGACGACCAACGGTCTGGTCGGCCGGTACATCACCGACCACCTCGGCCCGCGTGCGGTCCTGCGCAAGGTCGCGATCCGCCTCGGTGCCCCGAACTACCCCGGCGACACCATGACGCTGACCGGCACCGTCACCGCCCGAGACGGGGACACCGCCGAGATCCACGTGGTCGGCGCCAACGGCATCGGCCGGCACGTCACGGGCACCGTCACCGTCACGCTCGACCCCACGGCAGCCGACCCGGACGGCCTCGGCACCCCGGAGGGCACGGCATGA
- a CDS encoding trypsin-like serine peptidase, with amino-acid sequence MNRHRTAISVLLATGALLAGALTAASPSAAAQRPAPAPGSWSAAQMRAATPLDITAAPGIAAPGATTRTAPTAAERPTTIAPTPAGVSPAAFPQPGGAWTSGGAVVKTSGRVFFTFNGKSASCSGDSITSANGSTVITAGHCVKYQGAWHTNWIFVPGYDNGNAPYGQWTATKTFATDQWVASEDMNMDVGLAVVAPLNGRTLSQTVGAQGIVFNGGYNKKMYAFGFPAAAPYDGTKLVYCSGNSGKDFLLTKDHSLPCNMTGGSSGGPWFQDFNEATGLGTQVSVNSFGYTFLPNRMYGPYFGNEAKAAYDKAQTA; translated from the coding sequence GTGAATCGCCATCGGACAGCCATATCGGTCTTGCTCGCGACAGGGGCCCTGCTTGCGGGTGCGTTGACGGCGGCCTCCCCCTCGGCCGCCGCGCAGCGCCCCGCCCCCGCTCCCGGGTCCTGGTCGGCCGCACAGATGCGGGCCGCCACCCCACTGGACATCACGGCCGCCCCGGGCATCGCCGCCCCGGGCGCGACCACCCGTACGGCGCCCACCGCCGCGGAGCGCCCCACGACGATCGCCCCGACCCCCGCCGGCGTCTCCCCCGCGGCCTTCCCCCAGCCGGGTGGAGCCTGGACGTCCGGTGGCGCGGTCGTCAAAACCTCGGGCCGGGTCTTCTTCACCTTCAACGGGAAGAGCGCCTCCTGCTCGGGTGACTCGATCACCAGCGCCAACGGCAGCACGGTGATCACCGCCGGCCACTGCGTGAAGTACCAGGGCGCCTGGCACACCAACTGGATCTTCGTCCCGGGGTACGACAACGGGAACGCGCCCTACGGCCAGTGGACGGCCACCAAGACCTTCGCGACCGACCAGTGGGTGGCGAGCGAGGACATGAACATGGACGTCGGCCTGGCGGTCGTCGCCCCGCTGAACGGACGGACGCTCAGCCAGACCGTCGGAGCCCAGGGCATCGTCTTCAACGGCGGCTACAACAAGAAGATGTACGCCTTCGGCTTCCCGGCGGCGGCCCCGTACGACGGCACCAAGCTCGTCTACTGCAGCGGCAACAGCGGCAAGGACTTCCTGCTGACCAAGGACCACAGCCTGCCCTGCAACATGACGGGCGGCTCCAGCGGCGGTCCCTGGTTCCAGGACTTCAACGAGGCGACCGGCCTGGGCACCCAGGTCTCGGTGAACAGCTTCGGCTACACCTTCCTGCCGAACCGCATGTACGGCCCGTACTTCGGCAACGAGGCGAAGGCGGCCTACGACAAGGCCCAGACCGCCTGA
- a CDS encoding FAD-dependent monooxygenase: MQNRNVLISGAGIAGTALAYWLRHHGFRPTVVERAPSLREGGYKIDVRGAALDVVSRAGVLDAVRAQRTDVQGGSIVNAAGKRVATMDGDTFGGRAGHDAEILRGDLNRILYDLGVDGADGVEYLFGDSITCATETADGIEVAFDSGARRVFDLVVGADGLHSNTRALVFGPEERFIRDLGYYVSIYSVPNHLDLDRWELTYVSPLRTALTYSTARDTGAKAMFLFASEPLEYDRHDVSQQKKLLAGAYAGEAWEVPRLLAALDEAPDFYFDSLSQAHLHSWSKGRTALVGDSAYCASPASGQGTSLALVGAYVLAGELAAAGGDHTTGFAAYEREMRGFAEENQKLGPSNIKHMVMRTKRQISIQLTVLSLLGRLPGKQRMMAKVMEPIQKAANSITLKDY; this comes from the coding sequence ATGCAGAACCGAAACGTACTGATATCGGGTGCCGGCATCGCGGGCACCGCCTTGGCCTACTGGCTGCGCCACCACGGCTTCCGGCCGACCGTGGTCGAGCGCGCCCCCTCCCTCCGCGAGGGCGGCTACAAGATCGACGTCCGGGGTGCCGCGCTCGACGTGGTCTCCCGCGCCGGGGTCCTCGACGCGGTCCGCGCCCAGCGGACCGACGTCCAGGGGGGCTCCATCGTCAATGCGGCGGGCAAGCGGGTGGCGACCATGGACGGCGACACCTTCGGCGGCCGCGCGGGCCACGACGCGGAGATCCTGCGCGGTGACCTCAACCGGATCCTCTACGACCTCGGCGTCGACGGAGCCGACGGCGTCGAGTACCTCTTCGGCGACTCCATCACCTGCGCCACGGAGACCGCGGACGGCATCGAGGTGGCGTTCGACAGCGGCGCGCGCCGCGTCTTCGACCTGGTCGTCGGCGCCGACGGGCTGCACTCCAACACCCGGGCGCTGGTCTTCGGTCCCGAGGAGCGCTTCATCCGGGACCTGGGCTACTACGTCTCGATCTACAGTGTCCCCAACCACCTCGACCTCGACCGCTGGGAGCTGACGTACGTCTCCCCCCTGCGCACGGCCCTGACGTACAGCACGGCCAGGGACACCGGCGCGAAGGCGATGTTCCTCTTCGCCTCGGAGCCGCTGGAGTACGACCGCCACGACGTCTCCCAGCAGAAGAAGCTGCTGGCGGGGGCGTACGCGGGCGAGGCCTGGGAGGTGCCCCGGCTCCTCGCGGCACTGGATGAGGCCCCGGACTTCTACTTCGACTCCCTCAGCCAGGCCCACCTGCACAGCTGGTCCAAGGGCCGCACCGCCCTGGTCGGCGACTCCGCGTACTGCGCCTCGCCCGCCTCCGGCCAGGGCACGAGCCTGGCCCTGGTCGGCGCCTACGTCCTGGCGGGCGAGCTCGCCGCGGCCGGCGGCGACCACACGACCGGCTTCGCGGCCTACGAACGCGAGATGCGCGGCTTCGCGGAGGAGAACCAGAAGCTCGGGCCCTCGAACATCAAGCACATGGTCATGCGGACCAAGCGCCAGATCTCGATCCAGCTGACCGTCCTCTCCCTCCTGGGCCGCCTGCCGGGCAAGCAGCGGATGATGGCCAAGGTCATGGAGCCGATCCAGAAGGCCGCGAACTCCATCACCCTCAAGGACTACTGA
- a CDS encoding DUF6344 domain-containing protein: MAHRSTITSIWTTVLLALVGLLTSLGFGGKAAQAVATPLSSSPAAAPAAAAANRPAFMARRTWRAMMRGGSLPPTIKQRIRAEAHGKTPSVRRSTTALAAGSGADSESGVDNGVRGAAIAAAVRVGAARREMALAA; this comes from the coding sequence ATGGCTCACCGCAGCACCATCACGTCGATCTGGACCACCGTCCTCCTGGCCCTCGTGGGCCTCCTCACTTCCCTCGGCTTCGGCGGCAAGGCCGCCCAGGCCGTCGCCACCCCGCTCTCCTCCTCCCCCGCCGCCGCCCCCGCGGCCGCCGCGGCGAACCGGCCGGCCTTCATGGCCCGGCGGACCTGGAGGGCGATGATGCGCGGTGGTTCGCTCCCGCCCACCATCAAGCAGCGCATCCGCGCCGAGGCCCACGGCAAGACCCCGTCCGTCCGCCGCTCCACCACCGCCCTGGCCGCCGGCTCCGGAGCCGATTCCGAGTCCGGAGTGGACAACGGCGTCCGTGGCGCAGCGATCGCCGCAGCGGTCCGTGTCGGAGCCGCTCGCCGGGAGATGGCGCTCGCCGCGTAG
- a CDS encoding LysR substrate-binding domain-containing protein, translating into MFDSRHIRTFHEVVASGSYSAAARVLGYTQPAITQQMKALERAVGTPLFTRVGRRMQLTEAGESMARHAEAILGSLFAAEAQLKAYARLRTGRVRLCGFPSANVTLVPEALSSLAKEHPGIQVELLEGEPPDSLRRLERGECDITLAFTYPGLHEEVPEEVAEVRLMEDQLTVLLPTGHPLARRRAVHLADLSEERWIAGCPRCRANLLHECAGLGFVPDIRFATDDNLVVQSLVAQGLGVAMMPALVLPSLSLSKVCGRALLPAARRHIAAHVYRDHLRVPATAVVLEALRQAASNRVGC; encoded by the coding sequence GTGTTCGATTCGCGGCACATCCGAACGTTCCACGAGGTGGTCGCCTCGGGGTCCTACTCGGCCGCCGCCCGGGTCCTCGGGTACACCCAGCCGGCGATCACCCAGCAGATGAAGGCGCTCGAACGCGCCGTCGGCACCCCGCTGTTCACCCGCGTGGGACGCCGCATGCAGCTCACCGAGGCCGGGGAGTCGATGGCCCGGCACGCCGAGGCCATCCTCGGCAGCCTCTTCGCCGCCGAGGCCCAGCTGAAGGCGTACGCCCGGTTGCGGACCGGCCGCGTCCGGCTGTGCGGCTTCCCCAGCGCCAACGTCACCCTGGTCCCGGAAGCCCTGAGCAGCCTGGCCAAGGAGCACCCGGGGATCCAGGTCGAGCTGCTGGAGGGAGAGCCCCCGGACTCCTTGCGCAGGCTGGAGCGGGGCGAGTGCGACATCACCCTGGCCTTCACCTATCCCGGCCTGCACGAGGAGGTTCCGGAGGAGGTCGCCGAGGTCAGGCTCATGGAGGACCAGCTGACGGTGCTGCTGCCCACCGGGCACCCGCTGGCCCGGCGGCGGGCCGTGCACCTCGCGGACCTCTCCGAGGAGCGGTGGATCGCCGGCTGCCCGCGCTGCCGGGCGAACCTGCTGCACGAATGCGCGGGGCTCGGCTTCGTGCCCGACATCCGCTTCGCCACCGACGACAACCTGGTGGTCCAGAGCCTGGTCGCTCAGGGCCTGGGCGTGGCCATGATGCCCGCCCTGGTGCTGCCTTCGCTCTCGCTGAGCAAGGTGTGCGGGCGGGCCCTGCTGCCGGCCGCACGCCGGCACATCGCCGCGCACGTGTACCGCGACCATCTGCGGGTCCCGGCGACGGCGGTGGTGCTGGAGGCGCTGAGGCAGGCGGCCTCGAACCGCGTCGGCTGCTGA
- a CDS encoding bifunctional MaoC family dehydratase N-terminal/OB-fold nucleic acid binding domain-containing protein, translating to MTATPATPATGALEAETEAATEAATEAATEAARFHTLLTSFEGQPAATAGQGKDAVNEPMIRHWCEAMGDANPAYTGPGAIAPPTMLQAWTLGGLSGHADRSSAYDELLALLDGAGCTSVVATDCEQEYLKPLRPGDAITFDAVIESVSPRKTTKLGTGHFVTTRMDIRANGELAGTHRFRILKYAPAAKKPTGAKPAAESNKPATAQSATAKPAQRPRPVINRDNRGFWDGVREHKLLIQRCTACATLRFPWLPGCNTCGSPDWDTVEASGAGTVFSYVVMHHPPFPAFDPPYAVALVELAEGARMVSNITGVPYDKVRIGLPVQLEFLRVDEELELPVFRGSEA from the coding sequence ATGACCGCCACGCCCGCCACGCCCGCCACCGGAGCACTGGAAGCGGAGACGGAAGCCGCGACGGAAGCAGCGACGGAAGCCGCGACGGAAGCAGCGCGCTTCCACACCCTGCTCACGTCCTTCGAAGGGCAGCCCGCCGCCACCGCCGGCCAGGGCAAGGACGCGGTCAACGAGCCGATGATCCGCCACTGGTGCGAGGCGATGGGCGATGCGAACCCCGCCTACACCGGGCCCGGCGCCATCGCCCCGCCCACCATGCTCCAGGCATGGACGCTGGGCGGCCTCTCCGGACATGCCGACCGCTCCTCGGCCTACGACGAGCTCCTCGCGCTCCTCGACGGCGCCGGCTGCACCTCCGTCGTCGCCACCGACTGCGAGCAGGAGTACCTGAAGCCGCTGCGCCCCGGCGACGCGATCACCTTCGACGCCGTCATCGAGTCGGTGTCCCCGCGCAAGACGACCAAGCTGGGCACCGGCCACTTCGTGACCACCCGCATGGACATCCGCGCGAACGGCGAACTCGCCGGGACCCACCGCTTCCGGATCCTCAAGTACGCCCCGGCGGCGAAGAAGCCCACCGGGGCGAAGCCGGCCGCCGAGTCGAACAAGCCCGCCACCGCCCAATCCGCCACGGCCAAGCCCGCCCAGCGCCCCCGCCCCGTGATCAACCGCGACAACCGGGGCTTCTGGGACGGCGTCCGCGAGCACAAGCTCCTGATCCAGCGCTGCACCGCCTGCGCGACGCTCCGCTTCCCCTGGCTCCCCGGCTGCAATACCTGCGGGAGCCCGGACTGGGACACGGTCGAGGCGTCCGGCGCCGGCACGGTGTTCTCGTACGTGGTCATGCACCACCCGCCCTTCCCCGCCTTCGACCCGCCCTACGCGGTGGCTCTCGTCGAACTCGCGGAAGGGGCCCGCATGGTCAGCAACATCACCGGCGTCCCCTACGACAAGGTCCGCATCGGGCTGCCCGTACAACTGGAGTTCCTGCGCGTGGACGAGGAACTGGAACTGCCCGTCTTCCGGGGGAGCGAAGCCTGA